The Chryseobacterium phocaeense genome includes the window GAAGCCATCTTTTGGCCCAGGTTTAAAGACAAAGAAAAATTTGATCCCGGTCAATTACCACCGTTGAAAGTCAATAAGCAGATATTATTAGAGAAATTTAAAGAAATTGTTTCTGTCTTTGATGAGCAAATAGCACCATAATAAGTTAAAAAACCAACCTGAACATTGAAGCAAACACTAAGCCTGATCAGCCTCTTTTTAATTTACATCCATTTATATTCACAGAATACTTTTGTATTTTTCGGATCATTTAACCGGGATAAAACCACTGAAGGAATTTACGTCTACCAGCTCGACACTATTAAGGGGAAACTTTCTAAGGTAAGTTCATTAAAGGGAATTTTAAATCCATCTTTCCTCACGCTTTCGACGGACGGTCAATACATTTATGCCTGCACTGAAAGCAAAACGCACGGCGCAGGAAGTGTAAGCAGCTTTAGATTTGATCCTAAAAATAAAAAGCTCACCTTCATCAACAGCCAGAAAAGCGGCGGCGAGAATCCTGTTTACGTATCGGTTCATAAAAACGGCCGGTGGCTGGTGAATGCCAACTACACGGAAGGAAGTGTCTCTGCATATCCCATCGCCGGAAACGGAACGATACATCCGGCGGTACAGAATTTTCAGTTTTCAGAAGGAAGCATCAACAAAAACAGACAGGACAGATCCCATGTTCATGCTGCTGTTTTTTCACCGGACTTCACCCAGGTATTTTTTCCGGATCTTGGGGCTGATACAATCAGAATGTACAATTTTGAAAATGATTCAACCGAACCTCTGCAGCCGGCAAAACAATCCTTTGTAGCCGCCACTCCGGGAAGCGGCCCGAGGCATTTCACCTTCCACCCCAACGGAAAATTCGCCTATTGCATTGAAGAGCTGGGGGGCGCTGTTACTGCTTACCGGTATGATAATTCCAGCCTGAAAAGTATTCAGAGAATCAATACCCACACGGATCAATATAAAGAAGATTTCGAAAGTTCTGATGTTCATATCTCCCCGGACGGGCGTTTTTTATATGCATCCAACCGCGGAGCCGAAAATAATATTGCTATTTTTTCAATCCTTGAAGACGGAACTTTAAAAAACATAGGGTATCAGCCCACTTTCGGCAAGCAGGCAAGAGTGTTTGCTTTGGATGAAAGCGGTAAGTTCCTTATTGTAACCAGTGCATCCAGTGGCGATGTTGTGGTATTTAAGCGTAACCCTGAAACAGGTTTATTAAAAAAAGTAGGAAGAAAGACCAGGATTTATGGAGTTTCTTGCGTGAAGATCAGAAAGTATTGATTTTTTTCCTAAATTTCTAACCCATAAGTCTAAATTCAAATTGAATGTTGATAGACCCACTAGACCATATCAATTACTTTAAGTATCATACTCCGGATGAGAAAAAGGAGTTTGAAAACGCCATACAACTCTACTCTTCCAACCGGAAGGGATTAAATAAGATCATTAATAAATTTACTTTCCGTCATGACAGGCGAAGTTTTCTGATTGAAGAAAGTATTGATTATGACACTTTAATGATTGACGGAAACGGAAGAGATGATAAGTGGACAGAGTTTGCTCTGAGTGCAGAATCCGTGAACAAAGCTGATTTTATTGAATTTCTCCGGACCTTAGGACTCATTATTCTTTTTGGAGAAACAATAGAATACGACGGGAAAAATGAGTTGAAAATCTTAACAGTCACTATTAACGACCTGGTGCATACAATAGAATATCCGTATCTGGAAGATGAGCTGCTGTTATACAGATTTGTAGAAGTTGTCAATCAGGAACTGAAAAAAATAAACTCCCCGGAAAACGTGTATATGATCGAAAGGTTTCCTACCATTCTGCTGGTTACTACTGAAAAAATATACCAATATTTGACTGAATTGGATTCTGAAGATCATTTTGAGCTCCTGAAGCCGGAAGAATGGATTGAAAAATATAAAAGCTCCGCCATTGAATAAAAAAACAAAAACTTTTAAACAATATTTCCTTCAGCCATCGTCTAGAATTAAGGCCTACCCGAAGTACAGCAATTTCCAATGTTATTTTTTTCACCGCGCTTTTACTGAATTTAGTCAATATGAAACTGTTTGAGAAAACAATCATCCGCTTAGAAATTATTGCTGTTTTGTATTTTTTAGGGGCTTGTTCTTTCTTCTTATTCAAAAAGAAACTGAAAGAATTAAGCTCATGGAATAACTTCAATGCTGCTATTTTTTGTCTTTTCGTAAGCGGAAGTTATTTAACCACATTCATGTTGGGAATAAATTATTGTTTTGCGGAAAAGAAAACTGAGAACAGAATTTATAAAATTGTCAGAAAAACTGAAATTATTGGCCCCAAATATGACCGGAAAAGAAAAAAGCCTGCTGCAATTATTGAAACCGGAAAAAACCAGACGAAAAGAATGGAATTTAAGCGTGCTATGAAAGCCAGGCTAGATCAGGCAGAGTTTCTGGAATTGGAAACATCCAAAGGCTTTTTTTATTTTGAGGTGATTCGTGGTTCAAAGCTTATATAACTGTCACTCATTGTATGGAAAGGCTGAATACCCGAGGCAATCTGGGCTGCTTCAATGCCAGAGCTGACCGCGGGAATGACAAACTGATCCGTGCCATGAAAGAAAACCGGCGATAATTAAAAAGAAAGCTTCTGTTTATCTTCCCGCAACATCATCATGAAATTTTTTTACTAGAGAAACGTAACGTTTCCCTACAAAACAGAACTAATAATTTGAACCAAAACAATGCTCAGAATAACAGCGGCTATGTTTACAAATTATTAATCATGAGATATTTAAGTTTTTTTTTCATTTTTATTTTCACGATTCATCTTCAGGCCCAGAAAAATTCTGAAAAGCATAAAAAGGAACTGAACCGGTATTTCACCGCATTGACAGATCTGAAAAAATTCAACGGGAATGTACTGGTTACCCAAAATGGAAAGATTCTTCTGGATCAGACCTATACGATTTCCAGCGGACCCGCGGCTTTACGCGTCAATAAAAACAGTGCATTCATCATTGCATCCGTCTCCAAGGTCTTTATTAAATATGCCATTCTGAAACTCGAGGAACAGGGAAAGCTTAAACTTTCGGATAAGCTCAGTACCATTATTCCTGATTTTCCCGACGGAAACAAAATTTCAATTGAAAACCTGCTGTATCACCAATCCGGACTTCCACGGGAAATCAGGGATTATGAGAAATATGAAAATCTCAGCCTTGAAAAAACGGTAGAACTCGCGAAAAAAGAATCCCTCCAGTTTGAGCCGGGCACACAAAACCTCTACTCCAATGTGGGTTATTTCATTCTTCATTATATTATCGACCGTTCTTCTGATAAAGGATATCAGGAATTTATAAAAAATGAAATCATCAAAAAGTATCAGTTTAAAAATACGGGAGAATTCAATAACACCGGAACAGTCTCTAATTTCGCGTATGGATTTACCCAGGATGATAGCGCTAAAACGGTTCCTGTTTCAAAAACCAGCATCAACAGGTTTGAAACGGGAAATTACTATTCTACAATTGATGACCTCTATTCTTTCAGTAAAAACCTCTTTTCCGGAAAAAATATAAAGAAAGAACAGGCGCTTAAAATGTTTGGGAAAGACAGCCTGCTGGTTCAGGCCGGCGGAAGACCTGGGTACAGAGCTTATTATTACCAGAATTTAAAAACGAAGACCACATTTATTTTTACTGCTAATTTTGATGATATTCCAATCCAGAAGGTTACAGAAGATATTATTAATCTTTTGAAAGATAAGCCGTATACCATTCCTCAAAAAATCAATAAAAAACAGGTAGCTGTTTCTGATGACATTTTAAAACAGTACACGGGAAAATTTGCTTTGGATGTGGATAAATCCCAGGAATTTACAATCTCCCTGGAAAATAACGTTCTGTATATCGCCGATAAAAGCGGTGAGAAAACAAAAATTTATCCGGAATCTGAGACCTCTTTCTTCGATAATCCTGAATCCGCAGACGGCTACCAGTTTACCAAACAAGCTGACGGAAAATATGGCCTGATCATTATCTCTACAGGCATTACCCTGAAAACAACCCGGCTGGAATAAGTATGAATATAGTCAGGAAGCTGGAAGTCCGAAGCGGGAAGTTATTGAAGTTTATAATAGAACTTTAGCTCTTTATTCATTTTTTAATTGCCTGATCAATTTCATGCAGATGTTTAATATTAGCGTCTGCCAGTAACTTCCTGCCTCCAGCTTCCCTCTTCCCTCTTCCCTCTCCCAGCTTCCATCCACCTGATTCTGAATTTCTATCCTGAGTAAAGGTTATTTTGTAAAATTTATTACATTGCATAACATAGTAATGAAATTAAATTATATCTTTGCATAACAAATAACACCATTATGCAATTAAAACCTATTTTTTTATCGCTTCTTTTTTTGCTGTTATCTTTTCAGACTACTGCAGCACAGGCTTATGAAAAAAAGATCGACAGCCTTATACTAACCGGATTTGGAAATACCAATGAACCGGGCGGTGCCTTCCTCGCAACAAAAAAGGGAAAAGTTATTTACCGTAAAGCATTTGGAAAAGCCAATCTGGAACTGGATGTCAATATGACCCCGGACAATGTGTTTCAAATCGGTTCCATGACCAAGCAATTTACAGCCGTTGCCATTCTCATGCTGGAGCAGCAGGGAAAACTGAATGTAGACGACCCGGTTTCAAAATACATCAAAGATTATCCGTCAGGAGATAAAATCACCATTCATCATCTGCTGACGCATACTTCCGGGATCAAGGATTTTACAAAAATGAAGGCTTTGTCTACCATTGCCCAAAAAGAGATGAAACCTGAAATGATGGTTGATTTTTTCAAAAATGAACCGGTTGATTTTGCGCCGGGAGAGAAATTCGAGTATAATAATTCCGGGTATGTGGTCTTAGGCTATATTATTGAGCTGGTTTCGGGACAGACTTACGAAGATTTCATTAAAAAGAATATTTTTGAAAAAGCCGGGATGAGCCATTCCTATTATGCTACCGACCGCCTTGTGATTCCTAAAAGAGCGTACGGCTACCACCAGAAAGAATATGGATTTGTCAATAAAACGGTGATCAGTTTCAGTGTTCCTTTTTCATCCGGTTCCCTGATGTCTACCGTAGACGATATGCTGAAATGGCAGCAGGCTCTGAATCAGAATATACTGCTTAATGCCGCTGAAACCAAAAAAGCTTTTCAGAAATACAAATTAAATAACGGTGAGAAATTTACATACGGCTACGGATGGCATCTGAAAGATATCAACGGAACGCCTGACAGAGAGCATGGCGGAAGTGTTTTCGGGTTCAAAAGTATGGGCGTGTACATTCCATCTGAAGATATTTATGTGATTGGATTCAGCAACTGTGACTGCCACTCACCTACCGAGATTACAAGAAATATTGCAAAAATTGTTTTACAGTCAGGAAAAAAATAATAAGCAGGAAGATAAAGAAAAACTGTTGAAAGAAAATTTAAAATAATTATATTTAAGAACTTATTTCTTCACAGGAAGTGCATGGTCCGGAACTTTCGCAATACAATACAGGACGGCAAAAAGGCAGATCATATTAACTCCCAAAGCTACAGAAAAGGCATTGTAATACTGCGGCCATGACGGTTTTGTGCCCAGAAAGTAATAGTAAATACTTCCTACCACAATAATTCCGGCTATGGCTGCCACCTGTTGAAAAGTATTGTAAACGCCTGAAGCATTTCCGGCAAGCCTGTCCGGAAGCCCGGACAAAGCAATATTGG containing:
- a CDS encoding lactonase family protein, encoding MKQTLSLISLFLIYIHLYSQNTFVFFGSFNRDKTTEGIYVYQLDTIKGKLSKVSSLKGILNPSFLTLSTDGQYIYACTESKTHGAGSVSSFRFDPKNKKLTFINSQKSGGENPVYVSVHKNGRWLVNANYTEGSVSAYPIAGNGTIHPAVQNFQFSEGSINKNRQDRSHVHAAVFSPDFTQVFFPDLGADTIRMYNFENDSTEPLQPAKQSFVAATPGSGPRHFTFHPNGKFAYCIEELGGAVTAYRYDNSSLKSIQRINTHTDQYKEDFESSDVHISPDGRFLYASNRGAENNIAIFSILEDGTLKNIGYQPTFGKQARVFALDESGKFLIVTSASSGDVVVFKRNPETGLLKKVGRKTRIYGVSCVKIRKY
- a CDS encoding serine hydrolase domain-containing protein, producing the protein MRYLSFFFIFIFTIHLQAQKNSEKHKKELNRYFTALTDLKKFNGNVLVTQNGKILLDQTYTISSGPAALRVNKNSAFIIASVSKVFIKYAILKLEEQGKLKLSDKLSTIIPDFPDGNKISIENLLYHQSGLPREIRDYEKYENLSLEKTVELAKKESLQFEPGTQNLYSNVGYFILHYIIDRSSDKGYQEFIKNEIIKKYQFKNTGEFNNTGTVSNFAYGFTQDDSAKTVPVSKTSINRFETGNYYSTIDDLYSFSKNLFSGKNIKKEQALKMFGKDSLLVQAGGRPGYRAYYYQNLKTKTTFIFTANFDDIPIQKVTEDIINLLKDKPYTIPQKINKKQVAVSDDILKQYTGKFALDVDKSQEFTISLENNVLYIADKSGEKTKIYPESETSFFDNPESADGYQFTKQADGKYGLIIISTGITLKTTRLE
- a CDS encoding serine hydrolase domain-containing protein; this encodes MQLKPIFLSLLFLLLSFQTTAAQAYEKKIDSLILTGFGNTNEPGGAFLATKKGKVIYRKAFGKANLELDVNMTPDNVFQIGSMTKQFTAVAILMLEQQGKLNVDDPVSKYIKDYPSGDKITIHHLLTHTSGIKDFTKMKALSTIAQKEMKPEMMVDFFKNEPVDFAPGEKFEYNNSGYVVLGYIIELVSGQTYEDFIKKNIFEKAGMSHSYYATDRLVIPKRAYGYHQKEYGFVNKTVISFSVPFSSGSLMSTVDDMLKWQQALNQNILLNAAETKKAFQKYKLNNGEKFTYGYGWHLKDINGTPDREHGGSVFGFKSMGVYIPSEDIYVIGFSNCDCHSPTEITRNIAKIVLQSGKK